From the Cervus elaphus chromosome 20, mCerEla1.1, whole genome shotgun sequence genome, one window contains:
- the TMEM269 gene encoding transmembrane protein 269: MSGPQASCWAPGTSVGTQVPFPVPEKEDHMGSANSECQLSHGECSSFFLTKEQSHPQMNEFTWKDVVNALSLANMILGLFSIFCSFCKKSSCASWMVLVSFLLDMAIGSATRHLNICSRSGTELNDFAVFTTFGLASALLLGVDGPLNGFLAIIYVLAISFRLCFYSAGIPFTYKGLPCPYASCVLASTSLLTKGNTFILSCMASLMILFMMDQSYYPHDEILESESWKKMVYLGGVIMLFLCPFSITAFYCLMWSLSYIFFPDALWGKAACPRPWY, encoded by the exons ATGTCTGGTCCCCAG GCCTCATGCTGGGCACCGGGGACCTCGGTCGGCACTCAAGTTCCTTTCCCTGTTCCAGAGAAGGAAGACCACATGGGCAGTGCCAACTCAGAGTGCCAGCTGTCGCACG GTGAGTGCAGCAGTTTCTTCCTGACCAAAGAGCAGAGCCATCCCCAGATGAATGAATTTACCTGGAAGGATGTTGTCAATGCCTTGTCCCTGGCCAACATGATCCTGGGgctcttctccatcttctgcaGCTTCTGCAA GAAATCCTCCTGCGCCTCCTGGATGGTTTTGGTCAGCTTTCTATTAGACATGGCTATCGGGTCAGCGACCAGACACCTGAACATCTGCTCCAGATCCG GAACTGAGCTGAATGACTTTGCAGTCTTCACCACCTTTGGCCTGGCCTCAGCCCTGCTTCTAGGCGTGGATGGACCTCTGAATGGGTTCCTGGCCATCATCTATGTGTTAGCTATTTCATTCCGCCTCTGTTTTTATTCAGCCG gCATTCCTTTCACATACAAGGGTCTACCCTGCCCCTATGCTTCCTGTGTTTTGGCTTCCACCTCCCTCCTGACCAAAGGCAACACATTCATTCTCTCTTGCATGGCCTCACTCATGATTCTGTTCATGATGGACCAGAGCTACTACCCACATGACGAAATCCTGGAGTCTGAGAGCTGGAAAAAAATGGTCTATCTGGGAG GTGTCATCATGCTGTTTTTGTGTCCATTCTCTATAACTGCTTTTTACTGCCTGATGTGGTCACTCTCCTACATCTTCTTTCCAGATGCTCTGTGGGGCAAGGCAGCATGTCCTCGGCCATGGTACTGA
- the LOC122676699 gene encoding small vasohibin-binding protein: MDPSSRKEKPKVKEPVSRIEKAKQKSAQQELKQRQRAEIYALNRVMTELEQQQFDEFCKQMQPPGE, translated from the exons ATGGATCCATCTTCACGTAAAGAAAAGCCCAAAGTTAAGGAGCCTGTCAGCAGAATCGAGAAGGCCAAGCAGAAATCAGCCCAGCAGGAGCTGAAGCAGAGACAGAGAGCAGAG ATCTATGCCCTCAACAGAGTCATGACAGAACTGGAGCAGCAGCAGTTTGATGAATTCTGTAAACAGATGCAGCCTCCTGGAGAGTGA